The Chitinophaga sp. Cy-1792 genome contains the following window.
TACAGGTGGTGATGCCTGCCAGCCTGTCCAATGAGTTGCGTTGTATGCCCAGCTTACGGGCAACACGGGCTTTACGGCCGGTAGCATCTACGATAAATTTGCAGGTAATGGTTTGTATTGCTTTATTGGTAGCTATATAGGTGACATGCCATTGGCCGTTATTAAAGTTGGCGGCAGTCACGGTACAGCCAGGAAGGTATTGCGCGCCACGGCGGGTAACTTCCGCGGAGAGCTGTTCTTCGAAGATATCCCTGCATAGATGCCATCCCCGGGCTACGGTATTGGCAAAAAATGATTTATCTACCGGGTGTTCATCTCCCCATATAAACCTGTTGCCATAGCAGGTAAGATGACTGGGGTGGTGCAGTAGTGTTTCCAGCCCGGACTTCTTAAACAGGTGCCAGGATTGAGGGGGGATGGTTTCGCCGGGTTTTCGTACAGGCGTTGCCGAGGCCTCCAGAATGAGGCATTCGTAACCCCGGCTGCGTAGCTGCAAAGCAGTGGCGGCACCTGCAGGGCCGCCACCGATAATTATTACTGGAATATTCATCCTGCTTACATTTCGTCTCTTCTGAATGGTTTGCGTTGCAGTATTCTGAGCTGACTGGCATCTACGCCGGCGGCAGTACGCAGGATAGCTCTTGCTTTCTGCAGTAATGGCGGCTGTGCATGCTCTGCAATGAGTACCTGATCGAAGGTAGGGTCCTCTGTTGTAAAGCCAGGGCGCCCGGTTTCCACCCATAAGGTATTCGGGAGCGCCGGATTGGCCATATCTGCCTCGAGTTTAACCTCTGTTATAATCCCCAGGTAGTGCCATTTCTCCACCATCCTTGCCAGCTTTGGCAGGTATTGTGTGCCCAGGTCACGCAGCCAGTCCTGGCGGTAGTCGAAGTGCTTGAGGCGTTGGTTGA
Protein-coding sequences here:
- a CDS encoding NAD(P)/FAD-dependent oxidoreductase → MNIPVIIIGGGPAGAATALQLRSRGYECLILEASATPVRKPGETIPPQSWHLFKKSGLETLLHHPSHLTCYGNRFIWGDEHPVDKSFFANTVARGWHLCRDIFEEQLSAEVTRRGAQYLPGCTVTAANFNNGQWHVTYIATNKAIQTITCKFIVDATGRKARVARKLGIQRNSLDRLAGITTCITLPGSIQQFTYLEAVQTGWWYAAPLTEKQLVLSFMTDTDLLPATLRSSKDLLQSAATTTMISELITGNAATDTPLTIASAATGYLQQRSGHQWLAVGDAAYSYDPISSYGITSALESGYYAGHAIADHLNGDNDALRAYDWAISTAFSTYLKMLTGQYLQERRWQDAPFWSRRN